A region from the bacterium genome encodes:
- the ybgF gene encoding tol-pal system protein YbgF, translating to MDTKIKLTSKIKQTGVIILVGLLFTSAALALEPQDEFDFARGLFRDGGYELAAKRFQFFLQNFPRHELAAEAQYYLGECFYLQERYEDALRQYRRLVEVYMESNLKSSGLSRMGDSLYQLGQMQEAITVYSRVTQDFPESSSAAKALYQMGECYFALAEYERAKEFYNQLIARYPKSDYLDYAHYSLGRSFYAQGEFLEAIPPFSKVITLTKFEDLAGEAQYYIGRCWFERDKLAEAETEFRTLLTQYPKHRFAAEAQFMIGQSLFKRKEFASAANEFNFLLKRFPDSKWVTEAQYRLGESYYQLENYPAAITAYQKVVITAPSSKFAPYALYGIAFSHYQLSSFALAIPAFRQLITDYPESPLVDRAYLQLGRAYEAAGKQSEAKKVYHTIVHSYPTSNWHSEAGFALANILYAEGEYDTAALTYSQLLEHDPDFDKRDEVLYRSGWAYYKSGNYAGAVEAFDRLLTAYPESHLIGATQLMRGEAYFQKGEFEPARTAYQQVLENFPESEWALNAQYGLAWSYYQEEKWEKAVPEYQAVLSKYPDSPLVIESLYALGDCYFNLKKYKLARESYQEIVSKFPASSMASDAQYQIGWGFYKEEDFVRARGAFSKLITEYPESDKIPAAQYWLAWSHFRLSQFEEAITNFTKVVLNYPASSFAPEAQYRIGDALYNQGRYKAAQAEYEKVIKNYPKSLELVKDASYQIGYCLYQMNRLDEAITVYKDLVKKYPKENVQLNADIQFKIAEAYYTQKKYKEAVTEFRLLITRFPKSLPFIDGLYWLGRSYLELKDYPQAVDTFRQLVKEAPKSEWAAESQFRIGTSLAKQRRFAEAVPEFQRVVQDYSSREDLVVDALLNIADCYQEQNDENAAQRIYQQLMVQFPNTEGANLSRLQLGLRHHNQGDFDKAELFYRQVISDPKAPAKLATEAQYRLGENFLAQGKLDQAIVEYLKVVYLHPEIVEWAANAQYQAALIYERQRDWGNAKRLYQLIVNTPQYQKLEHFKLAQERLFVLEKK from the coding sequence ATGGACACAAAGATCAAGTTAACGTCAAAGATTAAACAGACAGGGGTTATAATCCTGGTAGGATTACTTTTCACCTCGGCTGCCTTGGCCCTCGAACCACAGGATGAATTTGATTTTGCCAGAGGACTTTTTAGAGACGGGGGTTATGAACTGGCGGCGAAACGTTTTCAATTCTTCCTGCAGAATTTTCCGCGACATGAGTTGGCCGCTGAGGCCCAATATTATCTGGGCGAATGTTTTTATCTTCAGGAGCGGTATGAAGACGCCTTAAGGCAGTACCGGCGGCTGGTTGAAGTCTATATGGAAAGCAACCTTAAATCCAGCGGACTTTCCAGGATGGGGGATTCGCTCTACCAACTCGGTCAGATGCAGGAAGCTATTACGGTGTATTCCAGGGTAACCCAGGACTTTCCCGAATCATCTTCAGCGGCCAAGGCTTTATACCAGATGGGCGAATGCTATTTTGCCCTGGCTGAGTATGAAAGAGCCAAAGAATTTTATAACCAACTTATTGCCCGCTATCCAAAAAGCGACTACCTTGATTATGCCCACTATTCTCTGGGGCGAAGTTTTTATGCCCAGGGAGAGTTTCTTGAGGCTATCCCGCCATTTTCTAAGGTGATTACCTTGACCAAATTCGAAGACCTGGCTGGTGAGGCCCAATACTATATTGGTCGCTGCTGGTTTGAAAGGGACAAATTAGCCGAGGCGGAAACTGAGTTCAGAACCTTGTTGACCCAATACCCTAAACATCGATTTGCCGCTGAGGCCCAATTTATGATTGGTCAAAGCCTTTTTAAGAGAAAAGAATTTGCCTCAGCCGCTAATGAATTTAACTTCCTCCTGAAAAGATTCCCTGATTCTAAATGGGTAACCGAGGCCCAGTACCGGTTAGGCGAAAGTTACTACCAATTGGAGAATTATCCGGCTGCTATTACGGCTTACCAAAAGGTAGTCATTACGGCCCCTTCAAGTAAATTTGCACCCTATGCCCTTTATGGCATAGCCTTTTCTCATTACCAATTATCAAGTTTCGCCCTGGCCATTCCGGCCTTTAGACAATTGATCACTGATTATCCTGAAAGCCCCCTGGTAGATAGGGCCTATCTTCAATTAGGCAGGGCTTATGAAGCGGCCGGAAAACAAAGCGAGGCTAAAAAAGTTTATCACACTATTGTCCACAGCTATCCGACCTCTAACTGGCATTCAGAGGCGGGCTTTGCCCTGGCTAACATCCTCTATGCTGAAGGGGAATATGATACGGCTGCCCTAACTTACTCTCAACTCCTGGAACACGATCCGGACTTTGACAAGCGTGATGAGGTTCTTTACCGGTCAGGTTGGGCTTATTATAAGAGCGGCAACTACGCCGGAGCCGTGGAGGCATTTGATCGGTTGCTAACCGCTTATCCTGAAAGCCACCTTATTGGCGCCACCCAGCTAATGAGGGGAGAGGCTTATTTTCAGAAGGGGGAGTTCGAGCCGGCCAGGACGGCTTATCAACAAGTCTTAGAGAATTTCCCTGAGAGTGAATGGGCGCTCAATGCCCAGTATGGCCTGGCCTGGTCTTATTATCAGGAGGAAAAATGGGAGAAGGCTGTCCCCGAGTACCAGGCCGTGCTTTCTAAATATCCGGATTCACCCCTGGTGATTGAGTCTCTTTATGCCCTGGGCGATTGCTATTTCAATTTAAAGAAATATAAATTGGCCAGGGAATCTTACCAGGAGATAGTCTCGAAGTTTCCGGCGAGTTCGATGGCCTCTGACGCCCAGTATCAAATTGGATGGGGATTTTATAAAGAGGAAGATTTTGTCAGGGCCAGAGGGGCCTTTTCCAAACTGATCACCGAATATCCGGAAAGTGATAAAATCCCGGCCGCCCAGTACTGGCTCGCCTGGTCCCATTTTAGACTTTCCCAATTTGAGGAGGCCATAACCAACTTTACTAAGGTGGTCTTAAATTACCCGGCCTCTTCCTTTGCCCCCGAGGCCCAATATCGGATCGGAGATGCCTTATATAACCAGGGACGATATAAAGCGGCCCAGGCCGAGTATGAGAAGGTAATTAAAAATTACCCCAAATCTTTGGAACTGGTCAAAGACGCCTCTTACCAGATCGGATATTGCCTCTACCAGATGAATCGTCTCGATGAAGCCATTACCGTGTATAAAGATTTGGTCAAAAAATATCCTAAGGAAAATGTCCAGCTTAATGCCGATATTCAATTTAAAATAGCCGAAGCCTATTATACTCAAAAGAAATATAAAGAAGCGGTAACCGAATTCAGGCTCTTGATCACCCGGTTCCCTAAAAGCCTTCCTTTTATTGATGGCCTCTATTGGTTGGGCCGCTCCTATCTGGAACTGAAGGATTATCCCCAGGCCGTGGATACCTTTAGACAACTGGTGAAGGAGGCTCCCAAATCAGAGTGGGCCGCCGAATCTCAGTTTAGAATAGGCACCTCCCTGGCGAAACAAAGGAGATTCGCTGAGGCTGTTCCTGAATTTCAAAGAGTGGTTCAAGATTACTCTTCCCGGGAAGATTTAGTAGTGGATGCCTTATTAAATATTGCCGATTGTTACCAGGAGCAAAACGATGAAAATGCCGCTCAACGTATTTACCAGCAACTTATGGTTCAATTTCCCAATACCGAGGGGGCCAACCTGTCCAGGCTGCAGCTTGGATTACGCCATCATAACCAGGGAGACTTTGATAAGGCGGAGCTTTTCTATCGGCAGGTGATAAGTGATCCCAAAGCCCCGGCCAAATTAGCTACGGAGGCCCAATATCGGCTTGGTGAAAATTTCCTGGCTCAAGGAAAGTTGGATCAGGCCATTGTGGAATATCTAAAGGTAGTTTATCTCCACCCGGAAATAGTGGAGTGGGCCGCTAATGCCCAATATCAGGCGGCCCTTATCTATGAACGACAGCGTGATTGGGGAAATGCCAAAAGACTCTACCAATTGATTGTCAATACCCCGCAATATCAGAAACTGGAGCACTTTAAGCTGGCCCAGGAACGCCTCTTTGTGCTGGAGAAAAAGTGA
- a CDS encoding MotA/TolQ/ExbB proton channel family protein produces the protein MLSILIKGGWLMIPILMCSIIALTLVINRAYILYRARRDTERILPKLKEFLKEGRKVEVLSTCERNPSPLTHILKAGLLKIDRGIEEVKAAMEGASAAAVLDLERYLSGLATIAHISPLLGLLGTVTGMIRAFMKVEQLAGKVDASVLAGGIWEALITTAAGLTVAIPTVVAYNYLVNRVNSLVQIMETESTELVDILGKE, from the coding sequence ATGTTATCTATCTTAATCAAGGGTGGTTGGTTGATGATACCCATCCTAATGTGTTCCATTATTGCCCTGACCCTTGTGATAAATCGAGCCTATATATTATATCGAGCCAGACGGGATACGGAGCGAATTCTACCCAAGTTAAAGGAATTTCTTAAAGAAGGACGTAAGGTGGAAGTTCTTTCAACCTGTGAGAGAAATCCTTCTCCTTTGACTCACATCTTAAAGGCCGGCCTCCTTAAGATAGACCGGGGAATAGAAGAAGTGAAAGCAGCCATGGAAGGGGCCTCGGCCGCGGCGGTGCTTGATCTGGAAAGATACCTGAGTGGTCTGGCTACCATTGCCCATATCTCTCCTTTGTTAGGGCTGCTGGGCACAGTTACAGGTATGATTAGAGCCTTTATGAAGGTAGAGCAGTTAGCGGGAAAAGTGGATGCCTCGGTTTTAGCCGGAGGAATTTGGGAGGCATTAATTACTACGGCGGCCGGCCTGACCGTAGCCATCCCCACGGTCGTAGCCTATAATTATCTGGTTAACCGCGTTAATAGCCTGGTGCAGATAATGGAAACCGAATCAACCGAGTTAGTTGATATCTTAGGAAAGGAGTAA
- a CDS encoding biopolymer transporter ExbD has protein sequence MKFKRVKIKEAGLDITPLIDVVFLLLIFFLLSSSFIMQPGIKVKLPEATTDDIKTKKDIFVTIARDDTYFLNEESISLAALPDKLRVLAAKEADQLLIIKADREVKHGRVVEVMDIAKKAGIDRLAIATEPKKAL, from the coding sequence GTGAAGTTTAAGCGAGTTAAGATTAAAGAAGCCGGACTTGACATCACCCCACTGATAGATGTAGTCTTCTTACTTTTGATCTTCTTTTTACTATCTTCTTCTTTTATTATGCAGCCGGGGATCAAGGTAAAGCTTCCGGAAGCAACCACTGACGATATAAAAACAAAAAAGGATATCTTTGTTACCATCGCCCGGGACGACACCTACTTTCTAAATGAAGAATCCATATCTTTAGCCGCTCTTCCAGACAAATTAAGGGTTCTGGCCGCCAAAGAGGCTGATCAACTTCTTATTATTAAAGCCGACCGGGAAGTAAAGCATGGACGGGTAGTCGAAGTGATGGATATAGCCAAAAAAGCAGGTATTGACCGCCTGGCTATCGCCACCGAGCCGAAAAAGGCATTGTAG
- a CDS encoding ATPase domain-containing protein, whose translation MQRIPTGIDNLDLLLEGGIPVSSVIIIGGPKGIGKSAFIHQIVFENATSKKRAFYINTASKPTISVIEEQRGFDFFDPQKIGYSFFYVDVKIGSEKESQAAVSEKIVKLATAIAPAYVVIDNFKDFRLTPTSYYKPWKFIGQLIKKLIALKSTVFLVGEWEWEEIEKEKGINLADGFFYLMDLGSKSRPRMGLYIMKMKKTVFRPGWYPCGLNEEGLSLSLARIEEEEIAGLIQPHKKVKELSWWERFFQFTDH comes from the coding sequence TTGCAGAGGATACCTACGGGCATAGACAACCTCGATCTGCTCCTGGAAGGGGGAATACCTGTCTCCTCGGTAATCATCATTGGCGGGCCTAAAGGAATAGGTAAAAGCGCCTTTATCCACCAGATAGTTTTTGAAAACGCTACATCTAAAAAGAGGGCTTTCTATATCAACACCGCCTCTAAACCAACAATCTCGGTTATTGAAGAGCAAAGAGGCTTTGACTTTTTTGACCCCCAAAAGATTGGTTATTCCTTTTTCTATGTCGATGTAAAAATAGGCAGCGAAAAGGAGAGTCAGGCGGCGGTGAGTGAGAAGATAGTAAAATTGGCCACGGCTATTGCCCCTGCCTACGTAGTTATTGATAATTTTAAAGACTTTCGACTAACCCCTACCTCTTATTACAAACCCTGGAAGTTTATCGGGCAGTTAATTAAGAAGCTGATTGCCCTAAAATCTACGGTGTTTCTTGTGGGAGAGTGGGAGTGGGAGGAAATCGAAAAGGAAAAAGGAATTAATCTGGCTGATGGCTTTTTCTATCTTATGGATCTAGGAAGTAAGAGCCGGCCTAGGATGGGTCTTTATATCATGAAGATGAAGAAAACTGTCTTCCGTCCTGGATGGTATCCCTGTGGTCTTAATGAAGAAGGCCTTTCTTTATCTCTGGCTAGAATAGAGGAAGAAGAAATAGCCGGTTTAATCCAGCCACATAAGAAGGTTAAGGAACTAAGCTGGTGGGAGAGATTCTTTCAATTTACTGATCACTGA
- the ssb gene encoding single-stranded DNA-binding protein has translation MYQQIIIVGNLGNDPEMRYMPSGDAVTQFSVATNRRWSDAQSGSRREETTWFRVSVFGRQAEPCNQYLSKGRQVLVVGRLRPDPQTGGPRIWTDNDGKPRAAYELAATSVQFLGSREAEMRSDFTPPREAPAAPAAATADPFTLPMESEDVPF, from the coding sequence ATGTATCAACAAATTATCATTGTGGGAAACCTGGGTAACGATCCAGAGATGCGCTACATGCCGAGCGGTGACGCGGTCACTCAGTTTTCCGTGGCTACCAACCGGCGGTGGAGTGATGCCCAGAGTGGCAGCCGGCGAGAGGAAACCACCTGGTTCCGGGTATCGGTCTTTGGCAGACAGGCCGAACCTTGCAACCAGTACCTGAGTAAGGGCAGACAGGTGTTAGTGGTAGGCCGTTTACGGCCTGACCCGCAGACGGGCGGTCCCCGAATTTGGACCGACAATGACGGTAAGCCACGAGCCGCATACGAACTGGCCGCTACTTCTGTCCAGTTCCTGGGCAGCCGGGAGGCAGAGATGAGATCAGACTTTACGCCGCCGAGAGAAGCTCCGGCCGCACCCGCTGCGGCTACCGCAGACCCATTTACACTGCCTATGGAATCAGAGGACGTCCCCTTCTGA
- a CDS encoding LysM peptidoglycan-binding domain-containing protein: protein MEKRRILKSIAALIIALSLITTPLGTGLWANDMVYTIKKGDTLWDIAKTHMGNPYAWRKLWKYDGNTYIKNPHWIYPGNTVAIPVGEKMVTIKQSVLDELKASLLACESTNEAILKEKEAVVAEKEAEIARLTEDIENLKLGLDSCEEEYGLVERQLRDKEQELNKLYVQVGELRSKSDQLAKELYEKEALVAKQAQTMKEQVEKIEELDVHFWQEKNLFQFLAFGLAAGAIVLSSAE, encoded by the coding sequence ATGGAAAAACGGCGAATTCTAAAATCAATCGCAGCTTTAATCATAGCCCTAAGTCTTATTACCACTCCCCTTGGGACAGGATTATGGGCTAACGACATGGTCTATACCATCAAGAAAGGAGATACCCTGTGGGACATAGCTAAAACCCACATGGGCAATCCTTATGCCTGGCGGAAATTGTGGAAGTATGACGGCAATACCTATATCAAAAATCCTCACTGGATATATCCGGGCAATACGGTGGCTATTCCCGTGGGGGAAAAGATGGTTACTATTAAACAGTCTGTGCTTGATGAGTTAAAGGCCAGCCTGCTGGCTTGTGAGTCAACCAATGAGGCTATCCTTAAAGAAAAGGAAGCCGTGGTAGCTGAGAAAGAGGCTGAAATAGCCAGACTGACGGAAGATATAGAAAACCTTAAATTAGGACTGGATAGTTGTGAGGAGGAGTATGGATTAGTCGAGAGACAGTTGAGGGATAAAGAACAAGAGTTGAATAAGCTTTATGTCCAGGTGGGAGAACTGAGGTCAAAATCAGACCAGTTGGCCAAAGAGCTTTATGAAAAGGAGGCCTTGGTGGCCAAGCAAGCTCAGACTATGAAGGAGCAGGTAGAGAAGATAGAGGAGTTGGATGTCCATTTCTGGCAGGAGAAAAACCTCTTTCAGTTTTTGGCCTTTGGCCTAGCCGCCGGTGCAATTGTTCTCAGCTCGGCTGAGTAA
- a CDS encoding diguanylate cyclase, protein MRREDRGSKPSTEIDRITGLYQENYFLNNILDDEISRAKRHHLNFSLARINLENFSQLSDSYGKEMENQFLSEVGDVLIKRCRFEEPIARYEDNNFLFLLIGTDENGAFEATRRMRRVILESACITRAHNLGVTVTISAGAATFPKHGQEKKALISKAGENIW, encoded by the coding sequence ATGAGAAGAGAGGATCGTGGGAGCAAGCCTTCGACAGAGATAGATAGAATAACCGGTCTTTATCAAGAGAATTATTTTCTGAACAATATCCTGGATGATGAGATTAGCCGGGCTAAACGGCATCACCTGAATTTCTCTCTGGCGAGAATAAATCTGGAGAATTTTTCTCAGTTGAGTGATAGTTATGGAAAAGAGATGGAAAACCAGTTCTTAAGTGAAGTAGGGGATGTGCTCATCAAAAGGTGCAGATTTGAGGAGCCGATTGCCCGTTATGAGGATAATAATTTCCTTTTTCTTTTGATAGGCACAGATGAAAATGGGGCCTTTGAGGCCACGCGAAGGATGAGGAGGGTTATCCTGGAGAGCGCCTGCATTACCAGGGCTCACAATCTGGGAGTAACCGTGACGATAAGTGCGGGTGCCGCTACTTTTCCTAAACATGGTCAAGAAAAGAAGGCATTGATTAGTAAAGCGGGAGAGAATATTTGGTAG
- a CDS encoding FlgD immunoglobulin-like domain containing protein produces MAIATQDTPRRRLSDNLTVDRNPFSPLKEESTWLKFETGEANELSVTVKIYDLQGNIIRTLAEEEMVPGPVISYPWDGRDDKGKLVYNGMYFYDVKVKSDQEEREGVKAIGVFK; encoded by the coding sequence GTGGCTATAGCTACTCAGGACACACCAAGGAGAAGGCTGTCCGATAATCTAACGGTCGATCGAAATCCCTTTTCTCCTCTTAAAGAAGAGTCAACATGGCTCAAGTTTGAAACAGGTGAAGCTAATGAGTTGAGCGTCACCGTTAAGATTTATGACCTCCAGGGTAATATAATCAGGACCCTGGCGGAAGAGGAGATGGTTCCCGGTCCTGTCATCAGTTACCCCTGGGATGGGCGGGATGATAAAGGTAAATTAGTCTATAATGGTATGTATTTCTATGACGTTAAGGTGAAATCCGACCAGGAGGAGCGGGAAGGAGTTAAAGCTATTGGAGTATTTAAGTAG